GTCCTTCTTCATTAGCTTTTAAAGCCTTCATGTGAGATTCAAATGCAAACTGATCCTGCTCCTCACGAGAAATCTTATACTGGTTGGCTACCTCTTCCGCAGTGTAGCCCATTCCCCAGTAATAATCGGGGTGGGATTTCGCCACATCGGTTTCTGGAACGGGTTTATAACCGCCCATCGGGATGTAACTCATGGATTCGGTACCACCGGCGATAATACAGTCGGCCATACCAGCCTGAATTTTTGCGGAAGCAATGGCGATCGCCTCACTTCCGGACGCGCAGTATCTGTTTACGGTTACGCCGGGAACTTTATCTGTGTTCAATCCCATTAAGGAAATCAAACGCGCGACATTGAGTCCCTGTTCCGCCTCTGGCATTGCATTACCAACGATAAGGTCATCAATTCTGTCTTTGTCCAGTTGCGGTACCGCGGCCATCAGTTTTTCAATGACGGTTGCCGCCAGAACGTCGGGTCTTGTAAATCTCAAACTGCCTTTTGGCGCCTTGCCTACGGCTGTTCTAAAGCCTTTTATTATATATGCTTGTTTCATTTTTTTTGTTTTAGATGTTAGAAATGAGAAGTTAGAAGTTAGAATCTAACCATTCATTAAGCTAGTTTTGAATTTGTAAATCATCTTTTGAATTTCCATTAAAACATTTAGTAAAGGCTGAATTTCTATCTCGCTTTTGAAATTTAATTCAACTAATAAAAGCAATTGAGTTTCTAATTCATAGCTTGAACCATTTGCAATTCCTAAAAATTGATAAAATTCTTTAGGATTATTTCTTCCTGCTCCTTCAGCGATATTAGAAGGGATTGAAACAGCAGATCTTCTAATTTGCGAAACCAACCCATGGTTCTCTGAAGCCGTTATATTTTCAGTTAATAAATAAATATCTTTAACTAAAACCATTGACTTTTGCCAAATAAGTAAATCCCGTAATCTTTGTGTTTTCATCTAACTTCTAATTTCTAATGTCTAACTTCTAATTACGAAGCGGTTTTCCTTTCTGCAGCATGTACTGAATTCTTTCCAGCGTTTTTCTTTCGCCGCAAAGCTGAAGGAAGGTTTCTCTTTCGAGGTTGAGTAAATACTGTTCTGTTACAACTGTAGGTTCTGAGAGGTTTCCGCCAACGAGGACGTTCGCAAGTTTATCGGCGATCAGTTTGTCGTGTTCAGAAATGTACTTTCCGGTAAGCATTTGATCAGTTCCTACTAAGAACATTCCGAGGGCATCTTTTCCTAAAACCTGAACTTTCTGTTCGATCGGTTGCGTATATCCGTGTTCCGCTAAACTCAAAGCGAGCATTTTTGCGGTTTTAATCTGGCGGTTTTTGTCCACAACCACGATGTCCTTGTGCTCTTCCAGAATGCCCATGTCATAAGCTTCATAAGCTGAAGTGGCCACTTTACCCATGGCGATATTCATAAACATATCACGAAGTCTGTTGTTTTTTACATCGTCTTTCTGGAATTCGCGTGAAGTCCTGATGGCAAACTCTTTTGTTCCGCCGCCACCCGGAATTACACCAACGCCGGTTTCAACCAGTCCGATATAGGTTTCCGCAGCTGCAACTACACGGTCGGCATGCATGGTCATTTCGCAACCACCGCCTAAAGTCATTCCGTGAGGCGCGACAACGACAGGGATTGAGGAATAACGTACTCTCATCATTGATTTCTGGAAATAGGCAATCGCCATATTCAGGTCATCCCAGTCCTGCTCAATGGCCATCATTAAAATCATGGCAAGATTGGCACCGACAGAAAAGTTGGCACCTTGGTTACCGATTACAAGACCGTCGTATTCCTTTTCGGCAAGATCAATAGCTCTGTTTAAACCATCTAAAACTTCACCGCCCAATGAATTCATTTTGGACCGGATCTCAAAGTTGATGATGCCGTCACCCAAATCCTGAATAGCTGAACCTGAATTGCTCCAAAGGGTTTTATTTTTCCTGATATTATCGAGGATGATAAACGATTCTTTTCCGGGAGTATTCAGATAGTTACCGGAATTTTTGTCGAAATAGGTGGATTGACCTTCTTCATTAACTTTATAGAAAGTGTCTACATTTTTCACCCAGTCAGATACTTCGTAGCCTGCAGCAGCAGCGAGCTCGATCCCTTTCTGTACGCCTACCGCATCCCAGATTTCAAACGGACCGTTTTCCCAGCCAAAACCAGCACGCATCGCGTCGTCTATTTTATAAACTTCATCGGAAATCTCAGGAACTTTATGCGAAACGTAACCGAACAGCGCTCCGAGGGATTTTCTGTACAGTTCACCCGCTTTGTCCTTTCCTTCAATTAAAACTTTGAAACGGTCAATAGGCTTATCAATGTTTTTAGTAAGCTCAAGCGTAGGGAAACTGGTTTTTTCCTGAAGTTCGTACTCCATTGTTTCCAGATTCAGACCATGAATTTCAGATTTGCCTTCGGCATTCTTGATTTTTTTGTAAAAACCCTGCTGCGATTTGGAGCCCAACCACTTATTATCAACCATTGTCTGGATGTATTCCGGTAGTTTAAATACATCATTGGAGTTGGAAGCTTCGGTACCGCTGGCGCTTACACCGTTTGCAACCATCACAAGCGTGTCCAGACCTACAACATCCGCGGTTCTGAAGGTAGCGGATTTTGGCCTGCCAATTACCGGTCCTGTCAGTTTGTCGATATCGGTTACCGTCAGTCCGAGGCCTTTCACCTCATGGAGCAGGTTCATCATCGAGAATACACCCACGCGGTTTGCGATAAATGCAGGCGTGTCTTTTGCAAGTACAGTTGTTTTTCCGAGGAACTTCGCGCCGAAATCCATGTAAAACTGAACGATTTCAGGATCTGTTTCCGGCGTGGGGATCACTTCCAATAGCGGAAGATATCTTACAGGGTTGAAAAAGTGGGTTCCCGCAAAATGTTTCTTAAAATCCTCACTTCTGCCTTCCACCAAATGATGGATTGGAATACCGGAAGTATTTGAAGATATCAAAGTTCCGGGCGTACGGAACTGTTCAATTTTCTCATAAACCGACTTCTTAATGTCGAGTCTTTCTACAACTACCTCAATAATCCAATCCGTATTTTTTATCCGCTTAAGGTCATCATCAAAGTTTCCGACACTAATACGGTCAGCAAACTTGGGTGAGTAAAGCAGGGCAGGACTGGATTTTTTGAGTTTTGCTAGGTTTTCGGACGCAATTTTATTGCGCACGTTTTTGTCCTCGAGCGTGAGGCCTTTTTTCTGTTCCGCTTCACTGAGTTCGAACGGAACAATATCGAGCAGAAGCACCTCAACGCCAATATTGGCAAAGTGTGCTGCAAT
This window of the Flavobacteriaceae bacterium 3519-10 genome carries:
- a CDS encoding S23 ribosomal protein, producing the protein MKTQRLRDLLIWQKSMVLVKDIYLLTENITASENHGLVSQIRRSAVSIPSNIAEGAGRNNPKEFYQFLGIANGSSYELETQLLLLVELNFKSEIEIQPLLNVLMEIQKMIYKFKTSLMNG
- a CDS encoding 3-hydroxyacyl-CoA dehydrogenase/Enoyl-CoA hydratase (isoleucine degradation), which translates into the protein MGIIISIRHTKIKIKKMKRRIKHVTVLGSGIMGSGIAAHFANIGVEVLLLDIVPFELSEAEQKKGLTLEDKNVRNKIASENLAKLKKSSPALLYSPKFADRISVGNFDDDLKRIKNTDWIIEVVVERLDIKKSVYEKIEQFRTPGTLISSNTSGIPIHHLVEGRSEDFKKHFAGTHFFNPVRYLPLLEVIPTPETDPEIVQFYMDFGAKFLGKTTVLAKDTPAFIANRVGVFSMMNLLHEVKGLGLTVTDIDKLTGPVIGRPKSATFRTADVVGLDTLVMVANGVSASGTEASNSNDVFKLPEYIQTMVDNKWLGSKSQQGFYKKIKNAEGKSEIHGLNLETMEYELQEKTSFPTLELTKNIDKPIDRFKVLIEGKDKAGELYRKSLGALFGYVSHKVPEISDEVYKIDDAMRAGFGWENGPFEIWDAVGVQKGIELAAAAGYEVSDWVKNVDTFYKVNEEGQSTYFDKNSGNYLNTPGKESFIILDNIRKNKTLWSNSGSAIQDLGDGIINFEIRSKMNSLGGEVLDGLNRAIDLAEKEYDGLVIGNQGANFSVGANLAMILMMAIEQDWDDLNMAIAYFQKSMMRVRYSSIPVVVAPHGMTLGGGCEMTMHADRVVAAAETYIGLVETGVGVIPGGGGTKEFAIRTSREFQKDDVKNNRLRDMFMNIAMGKVATSAYEAYDMGILEEHKDIVVVDKNRQIKTAKMLALSLAEHGYTQPIEQKVQVLGKDALGMFLVGTDQMLTGKYISEHDKLIADKLANVLVGGNLSEPTVVTEQYLLNLERETFLQLCGERKTLERIQYMLQKGKPLRN